The Mauremys reevesii isolate NIE-2019 linkage group 1, ASM1616193v1, whole genome shotgun sequence genome has a segment encoding these proteins:
- the LOC120389473 gene encoding olfactory receptor 52K1-like, which produces MPQEDNMSGSNSTGSDPSVFFLTGIPGLETLHLWISIPFSSVFTMILLGNCTLLYVIKTEPSLHKPMFYFLAMLAVINLVLSITTVPKILSIFWFNSREISFNACLVQMFFIHSMSMMESALLLAMAFDRYVAICNPLRYATILTNSMIAKIGLAALARAVLFMVPLPFLIRRLPFCESHIISHCSCDHMAVAKLACASTTINNIYGIIVAIFIVGLDLLFIVLSYVKILRTVFSLASKEEQLKAFGTCVAHVCAILVVYIPGVLSSVIHRFSHQIAPYVHVLMGTFYLLFPPMMNPIVYGVKTKQIRDRVHLLFRRKSF; this is translated from the coding sequence ATGCCACAAGAAGACAACATGTCAGGTTCCAACAGCACAGGCTCTGATCCATCAGTGTTCTTCCTGACAGGCATCCCGGGGCTGGAAACTCTGCacctctggatctccatccccttctcaTCAGTGTTCACCATGATCCTTCTAGGAAACTGTACCCTCTTGTATGTTATCAAGACAGAGCCCTCCCTACACAAgcccatgttctatttcctcGCCATGCTGGCCGTCATCAACCTGGTTTTATCCATAACCACCGTGCCAAAAatactgagcatcttctggtttaattccagggagatcagctTTAATGCCTGCCTGGTGCAGATGTTTTTCATTCACTCAATGTCCatgatggagtctgctctgctgctggccatggCCTTCGACAGGTACGTGGCCATCTGCAACCCCCTGAGATACGCCACCATCCTGACCAATTCAATGATAGCAAAGATCGGGCTGGCAGCTTTGGCCCGGGCTGTTCTGTTCATGgtccccctgcccttcctcaTCAGGAGGCTGCCCTTCTGCGAGTCCCACATCATCTCCCATTGCTCCTGTGATCACATGGCCGTGGCGAAGCTGGCTTGTGCCAGCACTACGATCAATAACATCTATGGGATCATCGTAGCTATCTTCATTGTGGGGCTGGATCTGCTGTTCATTGTCCTGTCATACGTCAAGATCCTGAGGACTGTCTTTAGCCTGGCATCCAAGGAAGAGCAGCTCAAGGCTTTTGGCACCTGTGTTGCCCATGTTTGTGCCATCTTAGTGGTCTACATACCAGGGGTTCTCTCCTCAGTAATTCACAGGTTCAGCCACCAAATCGCCCCGTACGTACATGTCCTGATGGGCACTTTCTACCTCCTCTTTCCTCCCATGATGAACCCCATCGTGTACGGTGTGAAAACCAAACAGATTCGCGACAGAGTTCATCTCCTGTTCCGAAGGAAAAGCTTCTAG
- the LOC120395765 gene encoding olfactory receptor 51E2-like codes for MPSPNNTDFSPSSFVLAGTPGLEAARFWLAIPLCSMYLVAIVGNGAVVFIVKTELSLHAHMYIFLCMLAAIDLALSTCTMPRMLSLLWFDWREISFGACLLQMFLIHTLSAVESTVLLAMTWDRYMAICHPLRHATILTNPVMTKIGLAAVARGVLFFLPLPLLILRLSFCSSNVLSHSYCLHQDVMNLACTSTTVNVVYGLTAILLVMGLDALLIALSYFMIIKAVLQLSSRKERVKAFSTCVAHLCVVLGFYVPLIGLSVVHRFGKGLAPLVQVVMGDVYLLVPPVLNPIVYGARTKQIRRRILRWILHH; via the coding sequence ATGCCCTCTCCCAACAACACCGACTTCAGCCCTTCCTCCTTCGTCTTGGCTGGCACGCCCGGGCTGGAAGCTGCCCGTTTCTGGCTGGCGATCCCTCTGTGCTCCATGTACCTCGTGGCCATTGTAGGCAATGGCGCAGTGGTGTTCATTGTAAAGACGGAGCTGAGCCTCCATGCCCACATGTACATCTTCCTCTGTATGCTGGCTGCCATCGACCTGGCGCTGTCCACCTGCACCATGCCCAGAATGCTCTCCCTCCTGTGGTTTGACTGGAGGGAAATCAGCTTCGGTGCCTGCCTGCTCCAGATGTTCCTCATCCACACCCTGTCCGCTGTCGAGTCCACCGTCCTGCTGGCCATGACCTGGGATCGGTACATGGCCATATGCCACCCTCTGCGGCACGCGACCATCCTCACCAATCCGGTGATGACGAAGATAGGCCTGGCCGCTGTGGCTAGGGGCGTGTTGTTCTTCCTCCCTTTGCCCTTGCTCATTCTTCGCCTATCGTTCTGCAGCTCCAACGTCCTGTCGCACTCCTATTGTTTGCACCAGGACGTTATGAACCTGGCCTGCACCAGCACCACGGTCAATGTCGTCTATGGCTTGACTGCTATTCTCTTGGTGATGGGGCTCGATGCGCTACTGATTGCCTTGTCCTACTTCATGATCATCAAGGCTGTCTTGCAGCTGTCCTCGAGGAAGGAGCGTGTCAAGGCTTTCAGCACCTGTGTGGCCCACCTCTGTGTGGTCCTGGGCTTCTACGTGCCACTGATTGGACTGTCTGTGGTGCACAGGTTTGGGAAAGGCCTTGCTCCGCTGGTTCAGGTTGTCATGGGGGACGTCTACCTCTTGGTGCCGCCCGTGCTGAATCCCATTGTCTACGGGGCGAGGACCAAACAGATACGCAGACGGATCctgaggtggattctccatcactga